Proteins encoded by one window of uncultured Bacteroides sp.:
- a CDS encoding MATE family efflux transporter encodes MQGIKNLTEGRIFKQLFNLAMPIMATSFIQMAYSLINMAWVGRIGSEAVAAIGTVGILSWMSASISLLNKVGSEVSVGQAIGAKDEAAAKKFAAHNITIALIISLCWGTLLFIFAHPIIGIYELNSDISANAVVYLRIIAAAMPFIFLSTAFTGIYNAAGRSKIPFYITGSGLIINMILDPVFIFVFKWGTTGAALATWISQAVVFALFIYQLKGKKDILGGFTLFTKLQRSYTKRIFKLGLPAATLNTLFAFVNMYLCRLASEQGGHIGLMTLTMGGQIEAITWNTSQGFSSALGAFISQNYAAGRHDRVLRSYKATLWMTSIFGSFCTLLFIFFGQEIFSVFVPELPAILAGGIYLRISGYSQLFMMMEITTQGLFYGTGRTLPPAILSITCNYLRIPLAIIFTSMGMGVVGIWWAISSTSIAKGIFASMWFAVIKKRILKTQNI; translated from the coding sequence ATGCAAGGAATTAAAAACCTCACAGAAGGCCGTATTTTTAAACAGCTTTTTAATCTGGCAATGCCAATTATGGCAACATCTTTCATACAAATGGCCTATAGTCTTATTAATATGGCCTGGGTAGGAAGAATTGGCAGTGAAGCTGTTGCTGCAATTGGTACTGTAGGTATTCTATCCTGGATGTCGGCCTCTATCTCTTTACTAAATAAGGTAGGTTCTGAAGTAAGTGTTGGTCAGGCTATCGGAGCAAAAGATGAAGCCGCAGCTAAAAAATTTGCAGCACACAATATAACTATTGCACTTATTATATCCCTCTGTTGGGGAACTTTGCTGTTTATATTCGCCCACCCTATTATCGGTATTTATGAACTAAACAGTGACATATCGGCTAATGCTGTGGTTTATTTGCGGATTATTGCTGCAGCTATGCCTTTCATTTTTCTTTCCACGGCCTTTACTGGTATATACAATGCAGCGGGAAGAAGTAAGATACCTTTTTATATTACTGGTAGCGGTCTGATAATTAATATGATTCTTGATCCGGTTTTTATCTTCGTTTTCAAATGGGGAACAACAGGTGCTGCTTTAGCCACATGGATATCACAGGCTGTTGTTTTCGCCCTGTTTATCTATCAGCTAAAAGGTAAAAAAGACATATTAGGCGGATTTACTCTTTTTACGAAATTGCAAAGAAGCTATACAAAACGTATCTTCAAATTAGGGCTTCCGGCAGCAACTCTCAATACCCTCTTCGCATTCGTTAATATGTACCTTTGCAGACTAGCATCCGAACAAGGCGGACATATTGGATTAATGACGCTAACTATGGGAGGGCAAATTGAGGCTATTACATGGAATACTTCACAAGGATTTTCGAGTGCACTTGGAGCATTCATCTCACAAAATTATGCTGCCGGAAGGCACGACAGGGTGCTGAGATCTTATAAAGCCACTTTATGGATGACTTCCATTTTCGGTTCTTTCTGCACATTACTATTTATATTCTTCGGACAAGAGATCTTTTCCGTATTCGTTCCTGAGTTACCCGCAATACTAGCCGGAGGAATTTATTTACGTATTTCGGGATATTCCCAGCTCTTTATGATGATGGAAATTACAACACAAGGATTATTCTACGGAACCGGGCGAACGTTGCCACCGGCTATATTAAGTATTACCTGCAATTATTTGCGTATTCCATTAGCTATCATATTTACAAGTATGGGAATGGGTGTTGTGGGTATTTGGTGGGCAATAAGCAGTACCAGCATTGCCAAAGGAATATTCGCATCCATGTGGTTTGCAGTAATAAAGAAAAGAATATTAAAAACACAGAATATATAA
- a CDS encoding DUF1634 domain-containing protein: MIKDFSNKILGDRDLQRIIGTLLRIGVVTASIIALIGGVIYLFVHGMETMPDYGRFHNEAPIYTHLSGIISGVLSLDARSIMQLGVVVLIMTPIMRVFCSLFSFGLERDRMYVVITFIVLSIILFSMFSGMKI, translated from the coding sequence ATGATAAAGGATTTTTCAAACAAAATATTGGGAGACCGTGATCTTCAGAGAATTATTGGAACATTGCTTCGCATAGGAGTGGTCACTGCAAGCATAATTGCCTTGATAGGAGGGGTGATTTATCTGTTTGTTCATGGCATGGAAACAATGCCCGATTATGGCCGATTCCACAATGAAGCACCTATCTATACTCATCTTTCGGGAATTATCAGTGGAGTACTCTCTCTAGATGCCCGTTCTATTATGCAACTGGGAGTTGTTGTGCTTATTATGACTCCTATAATGCGTGTTTTCTGTTCTCTCTTTTCTTTTGGACTGGAAAGAGACAGAATGTATGTTGTAATCACTTTTATTGTACTGAGTATTATTCTTTTCAGTATGTTTAGCGGAATGAAAATCTGA
- a CDS encoding OmpA family protein, whose amino-acid sequence MKKVKFLSVLLSFSLMFGGCGMSNTAKGGLIGAGSGATLGAIIGQIAGHGKGAAIGAAIGTAVGAGAGVIIGKKMDKAAEKAKAIEDAKVQQITDANGLAAVKVTFDGGILFATNSSKLNATSKTSLAKLAKVLSEDQTMDIAVYGHTDNTGALAFNQKLSGDRANSVASFLKSNGVASNQFKYVAGKDFQEPIASNETVEGRAQNRRVEVYMYASEQMIKDASK is encoded by the coding sequence ATGAAGAAAGTTAAATTTTTATCAGTTTTACTAAGCTTCTCTCTAATGTTTGGGGGATGTGGAATGTCAAATACGGCTAAAGGTGGTCTTATAGGTGCAGGTTCAGGCGCTACTTTAGGTGCCATTATAGGTCAAATTGCAGGACATGGTAAAGGTGCTGCTATTGGTGCTGCCATAGGAACAGCCGTTGGAGCTGGTGCCGGCGTTATTATTGGTAAAAAGATGGATAAAGCTGCTGAAAAAGCAAAGGCTATTGAAGATGCTAAGGTTCAACAAATAACTGATGCAAATGGTCTTGCTGCCGTGAAGGTTACTTTTGACGGAGGAATATTATTTGCAACTAATTCAAGCAAATTAAATGCTACTTCTAAAACTTCATTAGCAAAATTGGCTAAAGTCCTTTCTGAAGATCAAACAATGGATATTGCTGTATACGGACATACTGATAATACAGGAGCACTGGCTTTCAACCAAAAGCTTTCAGGTGACCGTGCTAATTCAGTTGCTAGTTTCCTAAAAAGCAATGGAGTTGCTTCAAATCAGTTTAAATATGTAGCTGGTAAAGATTTTCAGGAACCTATTGCTAGCAATGAAACTGTAGAAGGAAGAGCACAAAACCGTCGCGTTGAGGTATATATGTATGCCAGCGAACAAATGATTAAAGACGCAAGTAAATAA
- a CDS encoding trimeric intracellular cation channel family protein translates to MPTFVQIIEFIGTFAFAISGIRLASAKQFDWFGAYVVGLVTAIGGGTIRDLLLDVTPFWMTNPIYLICSALALFWVIVFGKQLVHLHNTFFIFDSIGLALFTVVGVQKTIELNYPFWVAIVMGSITGAAGGVIRDIFINEIPLIFRKEIYAIACIVGGLVFCFCSYMEFNSMMTQCVSGGSVFLVRILAVKYNICLPKLKGE, encoded by the coding sequence ATGCCTACATTTGTTCAGATTATAGAGTTTATTGGTACATTCGCTTTTGCTATTAGTGGCATACGTTTAGCCTCAGCAAAACAGTTTGATTGGTTTGGTGCTTATGTCGTTGGACTGGTCACTGCTATAGGTGGCGGAACAATTCGTGATCTACTGCTCGATGTCACTCCTTTTTGGATGACAAACCCCATTTATTTAATTTGCTCGGCCCTGGCTTTGTTCTGGGTCATCGTTTTTGGTAAACAGTTAGTGCATCTGCATAATACCTTTTTTATTTTTGACTCAATAGGTCTGGCTCTGTTTACAGTTGTTGGAGTGCAGAAAACCATAGAACTTAATTATCCTTTTTGGGTTGCTATTGTAATGGGTAGCATTACCGGAGCTGCTGGTGGAGTGATCCGCGACATCTTTATCAATGAAATTCCTCTTATTTTCAGAAAAGAAATTTATGCTATTGCATGTATTGTTGGTGGTTTAGTGTTCTGTTTTTGTTCTTATATGGAATTTAATAGTATGATGACTCAGTGCGTAAGTGGAGGTAGTGTTTTCCTTGTTCGGATTCTGGCGGTAAAATATAATATTTGTTTGCCGAAGCTAAAAGGAGAATAG
- a CDS encoding biotin/lipoyl-binding protein, translated as MKKEIKFSLLYRDMWQSSGKYQPRADQLERIAPVIIEMGCFARVETNGGAFEQVNLLYGENPNNAVRTFTKPFNDVGIQTHMLDRGLNGLRMFPVPADVRKLMYKVKKAQGVDITRIFCGLNDIRNIIPSITYALDAGMIPQATLCITFSPVHTVEYYTDIADKLIAAGAPEICLKDMAGVGRPVMLGKLTKAIKDKHPDVIIQYHGHSGPGLSMASILEVCENGADIIDVAMEPLSWGKVHPDVISVQAMLKDAGFKVPEINMKAYMKARSLTQEFIDDFLGFFIDQTNKHTSSLLLGCGLPGGMMGSMMADLKGVQAGINMFLKSKNQPAVGLDDLVVMLFDEVAYVWPKLGYPPLVTPFSQYVKNVALMNVMQLIKGEERWTMIDSHTWDMILGKSGNLPGELAPEIIELAKAKGYEFSNENPQDNFPDVLDQFRKEMDDNGWEYGPDDEELFELAMHDRQYRDYRSGIAKKRFQDELQRAKDIEMQKQGFNEEDIRKMKRAKAEPITALEKGQIFWEVGVGSGSTPPAVGQRFTPDETFCYIGTLWGTFDKIPANFSGRIIEVCVKQGAHVNKGDTLAYIERIDVVA; from the coding sequence ATGAAAAAAGAAATTAAATTTAGCCTCCTTTACCGGGATATGTGGCAGTCTTCCGGAAAGTATCAACCTAGGGCTGATCAACTGGAAAGAATTGCTCCGGTAATTATTGAAATGGGATGTTTTGCTCGTGTGGAAACCAATGGTGGAGCTTTTGAACAAGTAAACTTATTATATGGTGAGAATCCTAATAATGCAGTTCGAACTTTCACAAAACCTTTTAATGATGTAGGCATTCAAACTCATATGCTTGATCGTGGTTTAAACGGGCTACGAATGTTTCCGGTTCCAGCTGATGTACGTAAATTGATGTATAAAGTAAAGAAGGCCCAGGGCGTTGATATTACTCGTATTTTTTGCGGCTTAAATGATATCAGAAATATCATACCTTCCATAACCTACGCTTTGGATGCTGGAATGATTCCTCAGGCTACTCTTTGTATTACATTCTCTCCAGTACATACAGTAGAATACTATACTGATATTGCTGACAAACTTATAGCTGCCGGAGCTCCCGAGATTTGCTTAAAAGATATGGCTGGTGTAGGCCGTCCGGTAATGCTTGGAAAGCTTACAAAAGCAATAAAAGATAAGCATCCCGATGTGATCATTCAGTATCATGGACATTCAGGTCCGGGACTATCAATGGCCTCTATTCTTGAAGTGTGTGAGAATGGTGCCGATATTATTGATGTTGCCATGGAACCATTATCCTGGGGTAAAGTTCATCCAGACGTAATATCTGTGCAGGCAATGTTGAAAGATGCAGGCTTCAAGGTACCTGAGATTAACATGAAAGCTTATATGAAGGCTAGAAGCCTGACTCAGGAATTTATTGATGACTTCCTGGGCTTTTTCATTGACCAGACTAATAAACATACCTCTTCTCTGCTTTTAGGTTGCGGACTTCCAGGTGGAATGATGGGATCAATGATGGCCGACCTCAAAGGAGTACAAGCTGGAATCAATATGTTCCTGAAAAGCAAAAACCAACCAGCCGTTGGTCTTGATGATTTAGTGGTAATGCTTTTTGATGAGGTGGCTTATGTATGGCCTAAGCTTGGCTATCCACCATTGGTTACTCCATTTAGCCAGTATGTGAAGAATGTAGCTTTGATGAATGTAATGCAATTGATTAAAGGAGAAGAGCGCTGGACAATGATTGATTCTCATACCTGGGATATGATTTTAGGTAAGAGTGGTAATTTGCCCGGAGAACTGGCTCCTGAAATTATTGAGCTAGCCAAAGCTAAAGGATATGAATTCTCTAATGAAAACCCTCAGGATAACTTCCCGGATGTCTTAGATCAGTTCCGTAAAGAAATGGATGATAATGGTTGGGAATACGGACCTGATGATGAAGAATTATTTGAGCTGGCTATGCATGATCGTCAATATCGTGATTATCGTTCAGGCATTGCAAAGAAGCGTTTCCAGGATGAACTTCAAAGAGCTAAAGATATAGAAATGCAAAAGCAGGGATTTAATGAAGAGGATATAAGAAAAATGAAACGGGCAAAAGCAGAACCGATTACTGCTCTTGAAAAAGGACAAATCTTTTGGGAAGTTGGTGTTGGATCCGGATCTACACCTCCTGCTGTTGGTCAGAGATTTACTCCAGATGAAACATTCTGCTATATAGGAACGTTATGGGGTACGTTTGATAAGATACCAGCTAATTTTTCCGGCCGTATCATTGAAGTTTGTGTAAAACAAGGTGCTCATGTCAACAAAGGTGACACTTTGGCTTATATTGAACGAATAGATGTTGTAGCTTAA
- a CDS encoding sulfite exporter TauE/SafE family protein: MSILTFTLILLLGAFLAGLAGSLTGLGGGVVVIPLLTLCFNIDIRYAIGAALVASIATSSGSASAYVKEGITNMRLGMFLEIATTVGAVLGAAIAIYMPTNVIAVIFGTVLIFSAAMTLRKKYDHSVVKGSMTAEKLKLNGSYPTKDGQVEYELTNIMGGFSIMSLAGVLSGLLGIGSGALKVLAMDSVMRVPFKVSTTTSNFMIGVTAAASAVVYLQRGYIDPGIAFPVIIGVLVGATTGAKLLQRMNVKVLRIIFSIAITIVALNMMYNGFNHKF; encoded by the coding sequence ATGTCAATTCTTACATTTACATTGATTCTCTTGTTAGGGGCCTTTCTTGCTGGATTAGCGGGCTCGCTGACTGGATTGGGTGGAGGAGTTGTGGTTATTCCATTACTTACTTTATGTTTTAATATAGATATTCGTTATGCCATTGGTGCTGCTCTTGTTGCTTCCATTGCTACCTCCTCAGGCTCGGCAAGTGCCTACGTAAAAGAAGGAATAACGAATATGCGATTGGGCATGTTTCTTGAGATAGCAACCACTGTGGGTGCAGTTCTTGGTGCGGCTATAGCAATTTATATGCCTACAAATGTAATAGCTGTGATCTTTGGTACGGTATTAATCTTTTCTGCTGCTATGACATTGAGAAAGAAGTATGACCACTCCGTAGTTAAAGGAAGTATGACTGCTGAGAAGTTAAAATTGAATGGATCTTATCCTACAAAAGACGGACAGGTTGAATACGAACTGACAAACATAATGGGTGGTTTCTCTATTATGTCGCTTGCCGGAGTCCTTTCTGGTTTGTTGGGTATCGGTTCCGGAGCTCTGAAGGTGTTGGCAATGGATTCGGTTATGCGTGTGCCTTTTAAGGTAAGTACCACAACTAGTAATTTTATGATTGGGGTAACTGCTGCAGCCAGTGCGGTAGTTTATTTGCAAAGAGGATATATTGATCCGGGAATTGCTTTTCCGGTTATTATCGGAGTATTAGTTGGTGCTACTACAGGTGCAAAGCTTCTTCAGCGAATGAATGTAAAAGTTCTGAGGATTATATTTAGCATAGCAATAACCATCGTTGCACTTAACATGATGTATAACGGTTTTAATCATAAATTCTAA
- a CDS encoding RNA polymerase sigma factor, giving the protein MKSLNFKKDLLGVQDELLRFAYKLTSNREEANDLLQETSLKALDNEEKYTPDTNFKGWMYTIMRNIFINNYRKVMRDQTFVDQTENMYHLNQSQDSGFDSTEGAYDIKEIHRVVNSLPKEYKIPFSMHVSGFKYREIADKLELPLGTVKSRIFFTRQRLQQQLKDFV; this is encoded by the coding sequence ATGAAAAGTTTAAATTTTAAAAAAGATCTACTCGGAGTACAAGACGAACTACTTCGCTTTGCGTATAAATTGACCTCCAATCGTGAAGAAGCAAACGATTTGTTGCAGGAAACATCGTTAAAGGCATTAGACAACGAAGAGAAATATACCCCTGATACTAATTTCAAAGGATGGATGTATACCATCATGCGTAATATATTTATTAATAATTATCGTAAGGTAATGAGAGATCAAACATTCGTAGATCAGACAGAGAATATGTATCATCTCAATCAATCTCAGGATTCAGGATTTGACAGCACTGAAGGAGCTTATGATATTAAAGAGATTCATCGGGTAGTTAATTCGTTGCCCAAAGAATATAAGATACCATTTTCTATGCATGTTTCAGGATTTAAGTATCGTGAAATTGCTGATAAACTTGAATTGCCACTTGGAACTGTCAAGAGCCGAATTTTCTTCACCCGACAAAGATTACAACAACAATTGAAGGATTTTGTTTAG
- the mtgA gene encoding monofunctional biosynthetic peptidoglycan transglycosylase, which translates to MVRKKIFHIIRNLIIVFFGSSILMTLIYRFVPVYITPLMVIRCGQQIMTGEDLTLKHTWVPFEQISKHLPMAVIASEDNKFATHNGFDFQAIQQAVEDKEEGKKQRGASTISQQTAKNVFLWPESSWVRKGFEVYFTVLIEALWSKERIMEVYLNSIEMGRGIYGAEATARNKFHTTAKELSRGQCALIAATLPNPLRFDSANPSRYILRRQGRILRLMQLVPKFPPTKRGK; encoded by the coding sequence ATGGTAAGAAAGAAAATATTCCACATTATAAGAAATCTTATTATCGTATTCTTTGGATCATCTATATTAATGACATTAATCTACCGTTTTGTACCTGTATATATAACACCTTTAATGGTAATCCGATGTGGGCAACAGATTATGACCGGTGAAGATCTCACTTTAAAACACACATGGGTTCCTTTTGAACAAATATCAAAACATCTCCCCATGGCAGTTATCGCTTCAGAAGATAACAAATTTGCCACACATAACGGATTTGACTTTCAAGCAATTCAGCAAGCAGTAGAAGATAAAGAGGAAGGAAAAAAGCAAAGAGGTGCAAGTACAATCAGCCAGCAAACGGCAAAAAACGTATTCTTATGGCCGGAATCATCGTGGGTAAGAAAAGGCTTTGAGGTTTATTTCACGGTTTTAATCGAAGCGTTATGGTCTAAAGAACGCATCATGGAAGTATATCTTAATTCCATTGAAATGGGAAGGGGAATTTATGGAGCCGAAGCTACAGCAAGAAATAAGTTTCACACAACAGCAAAGGAACTCAGCCGGGGGCAATGCGCTTTGATTGCAGCTACATTACCTAATCCGCTGAGATTTGATTCTGCTAACCCTTCAAGATATATTCTCAGACGTCAGGGACGTATATTAAGATTAATGCAATTAGTACCCAAGTTTCCTCCTACAAAAAGAGGAAAATAG
- a CDS encoding lysylphosphatidylglycerol synthase transmembrane domain-containing protein has translation MGSDLKVFKTGYILIPVIIGLSVVGWLFYNEMNASVFSSITVSGRMIFFIFLACVLMLGRDWGLMWRYRLMTEKELTWRQVFNVNILCEFTSAVTPLAVGGSSLVVLFLNKEGLNAGRSAAIMISCLFLDELFFVLACVLFFCIIPLQDLFGHSTALSTGVQALFFLVNGLIAFWTFLLFIALFKRPDWVKKLFFGIFSLRLLRSRRKKITQFTNSLENCSHEFSRKPFSFWFKSFFATAFSWSCRYLVVNALLMAFTPLGNHLIAFARQLILWIIMAVSPTPGGSGLGEFMFKEYYSEFFAVSGVAIIAAFLWRIITYYFYLIAGVCIIPQWIKKLR, from the coding sequence ATGGGAAGCGATTTGAAAGTATTTAAAACAGGATATATTCTGATTCCGGTTATTATCGGGTTATCTGTTGTTGGCTGGTTGTTTTATAATGAAATGAATGCTTCTGTATTTTCATCTATTACTGTCAGTGGGCGAATGATTTTTTTTATTTTTCTAGCTTGTGTGTTAATGCTGGGACGTGACTGGGGATTAATGTGGCGTTATCGTTTGATGACGGAAAAAGAGTTGACCTGGAGACAAGTCTTTAATGTGAATATACTTTGTGAGTTTACTTCAGCCGTAACTCCATTGGCAGTAGGAGGGAGTAGTCTGGTGGTGCTCTTCCTTAACAAAGAAGGACTCAATGCTGGGAGAAGCGCAGCCATAATGATCTCTTGTCTCTTTCTCGATGAATTGTTTTTTGTACTTGCCTGTGTGTTGTTCTTCTGCATTATACCGCTTCAGGATTTGTTTGGCCATTCAACAGCACTTTCAACGGGTGTTCAGGCATTATTCTTTTTGGTTAATGGACTTATTGCTTTTTGGACATTTCTTCTCTTTATAGCCCTTTTTAAACGTCCCGACTGGGTGAAGAAACTCTTTTTCGGCATTTTTAGCCTTAGGCTTTTGCGTTCCAGAAGAAAGAAGATTACCCAATTTACAAATAGTCTGGAAAACTGTTCGCATGAATTTAGCCGTAAGCCATTCTCTTTTTGGTTCAAATCATTCTTTGCCACTGCCTTTTCCTGGTCCTGTCGCTATCTGGTTGTGAATGCTTTGCTTATGGCTTTTACTCCATTGGGAAACCACTTGATAGCCTTTGCACGCCAGTTGATCCTATGGATTATTATGGCCGTTAGCCCCACGCCTGGAGGTAGTGGATTAGGGGAATTTATGTTTAAAGAATATTATTCGGAGTTTTTTGCTGTTTCGGGGGTTGCTATAATTGCGGCTTTTCTTTGGCGAATAATCACCTACTACTTTTATCTCATTGCAGGTGTATGCATCATTCCTCAATGGATAAAGAAACTTCGTTGA
- a CDS encoding DUF5103 domain-containing protein, which translates to MKKWLILCVLQIITLSVKAQKNEVFSPNIQSLLVKVNDNWLAPPVISLNSSDIIEISFDELSHEYQRFQYVILHCNADWTPSGLSDIDFLEGFNNSPIEDYQNSVNTTVLYTHYRISFPNEQVKFKVSGNYIITIYNDNSKPVCKVCFSVIEKKVAILASVSSNTDIDNNKSHQQVSFNINYAGYNIRNPQSELKIKVMQNLREDNCVANILPSYVGSNELKYEYNRNLIFDAGNEYRRFEMVSVRYAAQGIQNIHFFNPYYHVTLFPDEPRIKNYSFDKDQNGRYLVRYDQATNNDTEADYLLVHFSLPWKETLPNGDFYLQGAFTNDHFTKNYRLKYNPETQAFETVQLLKQGAYNYQYLFLPADSEKATGTLTEGNYYETENEYLILVYHRIFGERYDRLIGMQQVYFK; encoded by the coding sequence ATGAAAAAATGGCTGATTTTATGTGTATTGCAAATTATTACCCTTTCAGTAAAGGCGCAAAAGAATGAAGTTTTCTCACCTAATATCCAAAGTTTATTGGTAAAGGTGAATGATAACTGGCTGGCACCTCCTGTAATTAGCCTAAATTCAAGTGATATTATAGAAATCTCTTTTGATGAGTTATCACATGAATATCAACGTTTTCAATATGTAATTTTACATTGCAATGCAGACTGGACTCCTTCCGGATTAAGCGATATAGACTTTCTTGAAGGTTTTAACAATAGTCCAATTGAAGACTATCAAAATTCGGTCAATACAACAGTATTATACACACATTACCGCATATCTTTCCCAAATGAACAAGTCAAATTTAAAGTCTCGGGAAACTATATTATAACAATATATAATGATAATTCAAAACCTGTATGCAAAGTTTGCTTCTCCGTTATAGAAAAGAAAGTGGCTATTTTGGCAAGCGTAAGCAGTAATACAGATATAGACAATAACAAGTCACATCAGCAAGTTTCTTTCAACATAAATTATGCCGGATATAACATTCGGAATCCTCAAAGTGAACTTAAAATAAAAGTTATGCAAAACCTTCGTGAGGATAATTGCGTAGCAAATATTCTACCATCTTACGTCGGTTCAAATGAGCTGAAATATGAATATAACAGAAACTTAATCTTTGATGCAGGAAACGAATACAGGCGCTTTGAAATGGTGAGCGTTAGATATGCAGCACAAGGAATACAAAATATTCATTTTTTTAATCCCTATTATCACGTAACATTATTCCCGGACGAGCCTAGAATAAAAAACTATAGCTTTGATAAAGACCAAAACGGGCGTTATTTAGTCCGATATGACCAAGCTACCAACAATGACACTGAAGCTGATTATCTTTTAGTACACTTTTCACTTCCATGGAAAGAAACATTGCCTAACGGAGACTTTTATCTGCAAGGTGCATTTACTAATGATCATTTCACCAAGAACTATCGTCTGAAATACAATCCAGAGACACAAGCATTTGAGACTGTACAATTGCTTAAACAGGGAGCCTATAATTATCAATATTTATTTTTACCTGCCGATAGTGAAAAAGCAACAGGAACACTTACAGAAGGAAATTATTATGAGACTGAAAATGAATACCTGATATTGGTATATCATCGCATATTTGGAGAAAGATATGATCGATTAATTGGAATGCAACAAGTGTATTTCAAATAG
- a CDS encoding glycosyltransferase, with the protein MIGLFNDCFPPIMDGVSLTTQNYAYWLNKKTGNVCVVTPKSPNVKDQEEYPIYRYSSIPIPMRKPYRLGFPRIDWPFHEKINRLSFELVHAHCPFSSGTLAMRIAKAQNIPIVATFHSKYKADFERAIPNKRIVDYLIKDVIRFYESADEVWIPQASVEETLREYGYKGKVEVVDNGNDFSDNASIYSLREMAREELGLNEREFVFLFVGQHILEKNLVFLLESLSLIRDIPFKMFFIGSGYAAQELKQLSEKLNLSSKVFFKGTVTDREKLKSYYAAADLFLFPSLYDNAPLVVREAAALHTPSVLIAGSTSAEIVTDSVNGFLTNHFTGDYAQKIRELTSSPFLMRMAGDKAAQSIARSWEEVVDEVYDRYMCLVRRYSGTQNPFLWEAI; encoded by the coding sequence ATGATAGGCCTTTTTAATGATTGTTTTCCTCCTATAATGGATGGAGTTTCCCTGACTACACAAAATTATGCTTACTGGCTGAATAAGAAAACCGGGAATGTTTGCGTAGTTACCCCTAAGTCACCTAATGTAAAAGATCAGGAGGAATATCCAATTTATCGCTATTCTTCTATTCCCATTCCTATGCGAAAGCCATACCGGTTAGGATTTCCACGTATAGACTGGCCTTTTCACGAAAAGATAAACCGTTTATCGTTCGAATTAGTCCATGCGCATTGTCCTTTCTCATCGGGTACATTGGCTATGAGGATAGCTAAAGCACAGAATATTCCAATAGTAGCCACTTTTCATTCCAAATATAAAGCCGATTTTGAACGAGCTATTCCCAATAAGAGAATAGTGGATTACCTCATAAAAGATGTGATTCGTTTCTATGAATCGGCTGATGAAGTGTGGATACCTCAGGCCTCAGTGGAAGAAACACTTCGTGAGTACGGTTACAAAGGAAAAGTTGAGGTAGTTGACAATGGGAATGACTTTTCAGATAACGCTTCTATTTATTCTTTGCGGGAAATGGCTCGGGAAGAACTTGGATTGAATGAACGGGAATTTGTATTTCTCTTTGTGGGTCAGCATATTTTAGAAAAGAATCTGGTATTTCTATTGGAATCATTATCTCTGATCAGGGATATTCCGTTTAAGATGTTCTTTATTGGATCGGGCTATGCAGCTCAGGAACTAAAACAATTGTCGGAAAAACTAAACCTTTCCTCGAAAGTCTTTTTTAAAGGGACGGTTACCGATAGGGAAAAATTGAAGAGCTATTATGCCGCGGCAGACCTATTTTTGTTTCCTTCATTATATGACAATGCTCCTTTGGTGGTTAGGGAAGCCGCAGCATTGCATACTCCTTCCGTGTTGATTGCCGGTTCTACTTCGGCCGAAATAGTAACAGATTCGGTTAATGGCTTTTTAACCAACCATTTTACTGGTGATTATGCGCAAAAGATTCGTGAACTGACATCTTCTCCTTTTCTGATGCGAATGGCAGGTGATAAGGCTGCTCAAAGCATTGCCCGTTCGTGGGAGGAAGTTGTAGATGAGGTGTATGACAGATACATGTGTTTGGTAAGAAGATATTCTGGAACTCAAAATCCTTTTCTATGGGAAGCGATTTGA